GGTGTCGCTTCAACCCCACGAGGGTTCGCCTGAAACTGTCCAGTCGCCGACTGCATGAGGTCGTCGTCGTTGCTTCAACCCCACGAGGGTTCGTCTGAAACTCGAGGAGATGGACCGACGAGGGACGTTCACCCTTCGCTTCAACCCCACGAGGGTTCGTCTGAAACGTTCTCGAGATCGTCCGCCATGGCCGACGAGACGCGGCTTCAACCCCACGAGGGTTCGTCTGAAACCACGCTCGCGCTGATCGACCCCGAGTCGATCCGCCAGGCTTCAACCCCACGAGGGTTCGTCTGAAACCTGCCGGAGACCGACCTCGCCGAGGAGGACGTCGTCCCGCTTCAACCCCACGAGGGTTCGTCTGAAACTCGTCGGCCGTAGGCGGCTTGCTGTCGGTTAATTGAGGCTTCAACCCCACGAGGGTTCGTCTGAAACGAGTCTTTCGTTGGCGGCCGTTGGGCAGCCACAGACGCTTCAACCCCACGAGGGTTCGTCTGAAACGCGTCCGACTGATCTCGAAGGCGGCCTCGCCGAGTTGGCTTCAACCCCACGAGGGTTCGTCTGAAACCGTTCGTGGCGAGGATAAATGCCGGATGCATTTGGGGCTTCAACCCCACGAGGGTTCGTCTGAAACGGCATTTCGTGTGAAGACAGCACGGGTGGTCAACGATGCTTCAACCCCACGAGGGTTCGTCTGAAACGACGTTCCAGTATTCGCCTGCCCGTCGCTTCGTCGAGCTTCAACCCCACGAGGGTTCGTCTGAAACGATGGAAGCCCGCGTGGGACGCCTACGACGACGACGAGCTTCAACCCCACGAGGGTTCGTCTGAAACCCTCAACGGGCCACACACCATCCTCGGATGGGCGGAGGCTTCAACCCCACGAGGGTTCGTCTGAAACCGGTATCCAGCCGCCACATCGACGTGATGAACGTTAGGCTTCAACCCCACGAGGGTTCGTCTGAAACCACGACTGCCGCGATCGCGGCGGTTGTGGTTGGCGAGCTTCAACCCCACGAGGGTTCGTCTGAAACAATCAGACCTCCTCGCGGTCACTGCCCGTGTGTAGTGCTTCAACCCCACGAGGGTTCGTCTGAAACCCGAATCCGCCCGCGAACGCCATGGCAGGAAGCGACAGCTTCAACCCCACGAGGGTTCGTCTGAAACGCGATCGGTGGCGAACACCGGTAGTAAACGCGTATGCTTCAACCCCACGAGGGTTCGTCTGAAACGACGTCGAACTCCTCGAGCTCGTCCATGATCTCGAGGCTTCAACCCCACGAGGGTTCGTCTGAAACGCGGAGTCACTTCGAGCCGTTCGTGTTCGAGGACAGCTTCAACCCCACGAGGGTTCGTCTGAAACGCGACTCCGGTAAGCCGGAGACGCTGACCTCCTCGACGCTTCAACCCCACGAGGGTTCGTCTGAAACAAGCATTACCGAGTATCTCGAGGCACGCAAGCGTGATGCTTCAACCCCACGAGGGTTCGTCTGAAACCCAGACCCGACAGAGAGCCTCGAGTGTGACCAGTGCGCTTCAACCCCACGAGGGTTCGTCTGAAACTCGCAGCGAGAGCCGACCCACGCGTGAGTACCGGCTTCAACCCCACGAGGGTTCGTCTGAAACCAACTACGCTGCGGGTGGCATCGAGGGCGACGAGTTAGCTTCAACCCCACGAGGGTTCGTCTGAAACCAGCGCAGCGCAGCGAGCAGCCCGGAACAGAGGCCGCTTCAACCCCACGAGGGTTCGTCTGAAACCTGCACCTCGGCGATGGCCTCGTGGACCTCGTTTTCGCTTCAACCCCACGAGGGTTCGTCTGAAACCGAGCGGCTCGTGACCGAGCACACCGACTACGCGACGCTTCAACCCCACGAGGGTTCGTCTGAAACCATGCCCAATTCTCGGGCTACAGAGTACGTATCGTGATCTCACGACAAAGAACTTCCGTCGACCGTCAATACTCGAGCAACCACCGGGGGTCGACGGACAGCCGGTCGTTACAAGAACCGTCGATCTTCAGTCGGATCCTCACCGTAGACGGATCTGTTGAGGAGAGAATCTGATGAGAGTTCGTAGATGATCGTCGACTCACCGGGCTCGAGTAGGTCTTCGATCTCGCCCCGTAGTTTTTGAAGATCGCCTTCCGAAATTTCACCTTCGAGAACGGAGTTCTGGACGTGGGTCAGGTATCGTCGGCCGATCTTCAGTGCTTTGTGCGTTCGGTCGGCCTGGAGGTCGTAGACCATGATGACGTACATCTCACCACCACCGTTTGAACGGCTCGTACGGCTCTCCCGTCAGGAGATGTTTTTTGAGTTTGTACGCCTCGAGTCGCAGCAAGTACTGGTAGCTGACGTTTCGATTCAGCTGTGGGTGATCGACGGTACGTTCGAGCGTTTCCTCGAACGCTTTCGAGTACGTCTGTCGCCCGCGCTCGTTCAGGAGACACGAGCCGAGTTCGGTTTCGAAGTCGTCTCGAGTGAGTTGGCCGCGGTTGACGAGTCGAAACAGGACGCGATCAGCGAGCACCGGTTTGAACAGGTCGGCGAGGTCGAGCGACAGCGAGTATCGTCGTTCGCCGGGCTCATGGAGGTAGCTGATCGTCGGGTCGAGTGCGGTCGCCCGAATCGCGGAGACGCAGTTGGCGTAGACCAGCGAGTTGCCAAACGAGATCAGGCTGTTGATCTCGTTGGGTGGTGGGTTGTACTCCCGTCTCGACAGCCGGAACTCGTCGGGGAGAATCTCGTTGAACGTCCGGTAGTAGGCTTTTCGTGCGGTCGCCTCGATCCCCATCAGTTCGTCGACGGGGAGGTCGTCGGCGACGCGCTCGGTAGCCGCCTCGAGGTCAGTGATTTCCGTCTCGAGATTGCGGCCACGGCCGTCGTAGTAGACGGCGTTCGTTCGCATGTTGTGGATGCTTCCGGAGACGATGGCGGCGGCGAGTTGGCGTCTGTGGTCGGTGTCGTCGTAAGCTCGAACCTGTGAGACGACCGTTCGTCCCGAGGTCTGGCCCCGTTTGGGCATGATCGAACCGGCGTAGTAGTCCTCCCAACCGAAGACGTGCATGGCGACGCCCTGCTTGTTCAGAAACGACACCAGACGCGTATTGAAGTCGATCTGGCCGTGGAGGAACAGCGCCTCGGCGTTCTCGATCGGCACGTACTTCTTCTCGCCGTCGTCGGTGACGACCCGAACGGTGTCGTCGGTGCGTTCGATGCGACCGTCGGAAAACACGTGGTAGTTTCTGTCCATGATCAACACCAGCAAAAGTCGTGGTACGCACAGGAGTCACAGAACGGCTTCTCCTCTGCGGGCGGCGGCGTCTCCCGGGTCACGGTCTCGTGAATCCCCCGAACCGCGGCCTCGACGGTCGCCCTCCGTTCGTCGGTGAGTTCGACTGGTTCTCGCTTGCGTTCGCGAGGATGGGCGAGCACGCCGTCTTTTTCGATGCCTGCGACGCGCTCGAGATACCAGAGGTAGTACGACAGCTGCATCCGCGCCGGTTCGGTGAGTCTCGAGGACGGTTTGACCTCGACGACGCGGCCGTCCTCGAGTAGATCGAGCGAGATCATCCCCATGTGAAGGTTGCGCCGCTTTTCGCCGTACGCGGTGTCGTCGACGCGTGTGCCACGGACGACGGTGGGGTTTTCGCGGTCGATCTCGAGGTTTCGCGACTCGAACCAGAGCTCGCGCTCACAGACGTGGTAGTACTGCATCATCACGCCAGTGACGCGAAACGGCTCGTCGACCGGGTTTCCGCGGGCGGTCTCGAGAAGGCGGATGACGGGGTCGACGTCGGTCACAGGAACCTCCGTTCGACAGTGTTGTCTGGAACGACGAAGCCGGTTGTCGGATCGAAGAAATCCGCAAACTCGGGTCTCGAGGGATCGACGAATCGAACGTCCGCTTCGGGATGAACTGGTGGGAGGTCACCGAGTTCTCGCGCTTCCTTCGAATCGGCACTGTAGAACGGAACCGACACCTGTCTTGTCCGGAGGTCATCCATTCGGCGGTTGACCTCGTCGAACTCGTAGCGATCCATTGCCTCCTCGATAGCGTCCACAGCCGCCCGTTCCTCGTCCGTTCGGCAGACGACGACGTCGATGGCGTTGCGCTGGTCAATCAGCGAGAGGTTCTTGAGCTCGTCGCCTCGTGCTTCGTCGACGTAGCTCGCGTACGTCTCTTTTCCGACGTTTTTCTCCCGGTGAAGGGCCTCGTAGTATTTTTCGACAGCGTCCTTTGCGACCGCCGTTTCCTCGAGGAACTTCCCGTCGCCACGAACGGACTCGAGGGTCCGCGCAGCGACCGGCAAGAGAGAGACGCCGCGATTGTACACCGCTTCTGCAGGGGTCTTATCCTGTGCTTCGGGCGTGTCGAGCCACCAGACGGTGACCTCGCCCCGATCCCGTTCGAACGACCGGTTACACCTCCCGGCGGCCTGGACGATACTGTCGATCGGCGCGAGATCGCGGTAGACGCGGTCGAAACTGATGTCCACGCCGGCTTCGACGAGCTGGGTCGAGATCGTGAGCAGCGGGTGTCCGCGTCCGGTCAGTTCCTTCGCTGTCTCGATCAGGGTGAGCCGATCGACGGGACGAAGCCGGGTTGAGAGATGAAGCAGGGACCGATCTCCGGCGGCTTCAGCTCGCTTGGCAACTGCCGTTGGGTCGACAGCCTCCGGATCGCCAACGGCCTCGAGTTCGTCGGCGTAGACCTCTCCGATGTCTACCAGCCCTGGAGACCGTTGCGCCACGAGTTCGGTCAGCTTTCTCGCGCTGTCGATCGTGTTACAGACCGCGAGTGTGGCGTCGCCACTGTCAAGCCCCTTGAGCAGTTCCGTGGCCGCGTCGTCGTAGGATTTCGGGCCGTCTTGTTCGTCGATGTATCGTTCCGTCGATGGGTCGAGGCGGTAGCGGACGCGTTCAGTCGCCTCGAAGTACGCAGTCCGGTCGTCGACGAGTTCGACCGCGTCCTCGAACAGGTGTGGTTGTGTCGCGGTCATCGCGATGACCGTTGCCCCGTAGCGTTCCGTTAGCATCGTCACGAGACGGGGAACGAGTTTCCACCAGTCGAGCGGAAGGCTCTGTGGCTCGTCGAGGACGACAACGCTGTTTCGGAGCGCGGGAACCTTCATCGATTGCTTGTTCGCCGGACCTGCCAAACTTTCGAACAGCTGGACGAACGTCGTTACAGTCATCCCTGCCCGCCAGCTCTCGGCGAGCATTCCGGCGACGTCGTCGTTCAAGTCCGCGTCGTCGACGTCACCCTCGTCTACGTCTTGGATCGTCGTCTCCGCGAGATGATGGTGAGCAGTGAGCAGACGACCCGCAGTATTAGTCTCGTAGATGTCCTGTGCTTCGTCGACCACCTGATCGATGATACTGGTAAACGGGAGCGCGTAGACGATCCGTTCCCCACCGATCCGGTCCCGGATCGTGAGTGCCGCCGATAGCCCTGCGAGCGTCTTGCCCATCCCCGTTGGCAACGTGATCGTTGCGACGCCGCCGCCGTCGTCGGCGAACGACTCCGCGTTCTCGAGGACGATCGACTGTGCCCGCGAACGGTAGTGGTTCAGCCGTTCGCTCCGTGTTCCCTCTGGATCAGCGCACGCGTCGGCCTCGAGGTCGCCGATGTACTCGTCCAGTCGCTCGAGGCTCGGTGGCTCGGCGCCATAGGTGTTCTCGGAGAGTTCCGACCCCTTCGAGGCCGAGGCAGCGCTCGTCTTGTCTGCGAGCACGAGCGAGCCCCAGCACTCAAGGACGAGGGCGTAACACGACTCCGGCAGCGACTCCCGGTCGACGCCAACGCCGGTGCCAGAGGCTGTAACGGTCGACTCAATCTCGCCGAGCAACCCGCCGAACCCGTCGTGGAATTCGTCCCATGAGCCGTTGCCATCGGTCGCCTTCTCGAATATTTCCCGTGCGAGTTCGGGGGCGTTTTTATCGACGTCCTGTAGTTGATGACCGATCGCTGCCTGTTGTCGTTCGGCAGCGTTCTGGTTTCCACCTGAAACCCCGTCACGTCGGTGCGACCGTTCGAAGACGTACTCTGCAACGTCCGGCAGAGTTCCGTGATGTTTCCCGACGGCGACGAAACCCGCGAGGCAGGTCTCGGTGTGGTACCCCTGCGCGTCCAGTGCATAGTAAGCGGCGAACGCTCCGACCGGGGAGTGGTACCGACGCCGGGTGTCCGACGGTGTTCCCTGCAGTTCCCCGAGGTATTGCTGGAAGTATGTCGTTGCCTTCCCGAAGTCGTGGACGTACGCGAGCGTCTCGACGACGTCTCTAATGGACTCTCCCGCTGGCGTCCGGGCGTCCGCCGGCACCACGTATCGGACGCGTTCGGCCACGTCCTCGAGATGGTCACGGAGGAGGACGCCGTCGTGGCCATCCTCGGGTGGATGGGAGTACCGAATCGTCATCTCAGACGAATACCACGGTTCGACCGTCGACGCGTGACGGCTCGACATCTTTGACCTTGAGACAACCGGCGTCGGGATTATACGTGTAGGCCGTAAAGCCGGCAGTCGTCCGGCCTCCGGCGTCGGCGGTCATGAACGCGGGCGACTCCTCGACCTGACAGCGCGTTCCGGGCTCCAAGACGATATCCTCGACGGCGTCGGGGACCGCTGAATCCACATCCACAGAGTCACCCCTCGGTCCGGGTTCGACATCAAACTCGCCGTGATACTCGATCTCAGCAAGGTGTTCCGAGAGGCCGAGACTGGGGACGTAGTGGCTCTTTCCGGCCTCGAGCATGTCCCGGAGTTCCCGGTAGCGGTCGTTATCAGCGAGCCAGATATCGATCCGATAGGCAGGGTCGACGAGAACCTCGTAGTTGTGCTGTTGACGAAGCGTCGTTGGGTCGGGGAGCTTCACACTAAGCTTTCCGCGACCGTTCAGCGACTGGAGGTTCCCGTCGGCCGTCGAGAGCGTGTTCATCGGCATGTTGATCGTCCGGATCTCGCTGACGGGCTGGATCGCCACCGCGGACTCGCCGGCTGCGAATAGGTCGTAGTAGCCATCGCGTTCGATGCCGAGAACGGCTGCGAACAGTCCTGCGACAGTAGTCCGTGGGATGATCCGGTAGGTCTGCTTGACGACGTTCCCCTCGATCCGCCTGAAGTGACCCCATGGGCCACGAACGGTAACGGAGAGACAGCGTTCGGGTGTCGCAGTGTCACCACTGTCTGTGTCACCCTCGTCGTTTTCCGCCCACTGCTCGAGCGATTCCTGTCCCATCGTCACTCGGCGGCGTCCGGCAGCGTCGTAGTGTGTTCCTCGTAGACGTCGACGACGTCGACGGCCTCGGAACCGAGTACGTCCTCGAGTGCGTCGTACAACACCTCGGGACCGCCGACCTCGTCGCCGTAGGACACCTCGAGGACATCACTCGCAACCACACGCACGTGCTCGATCCGTCCGCTCGCGTTCGCCAGCCGGTCGACGAAGCCGTCGACCTTGAGGGTCAGGTCCCGGACCGTCCGGAGTTCCTCTTCGGGTTCCGAGCGTTCCTCGTCAAGTTCGAGGTCTCGATCGAGCCCGCCGAGGTGGAAACTCTCCTCTGCGTACTCGACGCGACAGTACAGCCGTGGTTCCTGGCCGACCTTGCTCCGGGATATCGTCTGGTTCTTGATCGCCCGCCAGCAGAGTGTGTCGAGTCGCTCGACGTCCCCTATGGTGAGTTTCGTATCCTCGGCTCCGTGTTCGTCCACGAGGCCGTGAAATCGGATGAGGGCGTACTGAATTCGATGGTCATCGAGGTCGAACCCGCCCTGTTCTTTCCCCTCCTGCGTCGCGATAACGCTCGTTAAGCTGTTGTACTCCTCATTCTCGTTAACGGCGTGGATCGACTTCCCCGGCGAGAACTGAACTGGACCAGTGAAGTGGTCGGGTAGATGTTTCGCGTACGTTTCCTTCGCATCGACTGCCATCGTGGCGCCGAAGTAGCGAACGTCGACGCTGTTCTCGAGGAACTCCCCGAAGACGGCCTCGCGGAACCGGTCGGCTTCCTCCTCCTCATCGAGATCGTAGTCGTCCGGTTCGACGGATTTTAGCCGGTTTTCGAGGAGGTCTCCGCGGGTGTACTGTGTTCCCTGTTCGTTGACGTTCCGGATGTAGACGCCGTGGCCGTCGTCGTCGAGCTGGTCACGGAGGTACCGTTTCAGGCGGACGTCGGTGACGATTGCCTGCTGGGTCTGGGGGTCGATCCGCGGGCGGTTCGCACCGCTAAGGGGGTTGCCGTTCGGGTTCGCGTCGACGGCGTCGTACAGGAAGACGATTTCGGAGCGGTTCTCTACAGTGTCGGATGCGTCTGTCATCTCAGTATTCCTCCTCGAGGTCTGGTTGGTCGTCAGTCTCTACCTTGTCCCAGTCTGGGTGGTCGTTCATACCGTAGGTGATCCCGAGCGCGTAGTAGAATCGGAGATCGTCGGTGTCGATCTCCCACTCGTCGGGGTCGGGATCGAGGATTGTCTCTCGGAGCCGATCGACGATGTAGTCCGCCTTGGTGCCAGGATAGGACTTGCCCTCTTTCTTTTCCTGGCGCGTGTAGGTGAGCGTCTTCGCGATCGTCTCCTGGGTCACCTTCTTGATCCGCGAGCGAGTGATCGATTTCACGGGATACTGATCGACCAGTGTCGTCGATCGATTCTCGCTGTACTCCTGGTAGCTCCCGATATCGCCGACGAGCGCACCGAGTAAGAACGCCCCGCGGCGCTCGTCGGTGATCGACGGCCCGTCGGGATCGGGGGCGAGTGCTGGGGTTTCTTCGATGAACGATTCGAGTTTCGCGTCGGCGGGGTGGCCCCCGTCAGTGGCTAGTATGTCCGGTATTTCCATCGTGTATTCCTCGTAGGTCGGTTCGTGCGTGATCGGTTCCTTTCCTGGGTCGAACGTGGTGAGTAACTCGAGGTCGCCATCGGCGAGTGCACACAGCTGGGCGAACTGGCTCGCGACCAGAAACGACGGGAAGCCGTCGTACTCGTCGTCGGTTTCCTCGCTGCTGATACGGGAGACGAATTCCTCGAGTAGAACGTCGACGGCGATCGGCTCGCCGCTCAGGACGTTGACCAGAGCCTGAATGCGCGGGTCGTCCGCGTCGGCGTCGGTATCGTCGCGCTCGGCGAACGTCTGGTAGAAGTACCAGCCCGTCGAGATCGCGCGGAGTCTGTTGTTACCGCTCGCGAGCAGTTCCCACTTCTCGTTCGTTGGCATCGGTGCCGTCCAGTCGTCTCTCTCCTCGGAGACGAACGCCGAGGTGTTCTTGACTAGGTGATTATGCGCAATTGCGAGCTGTCTGGGATAATGAAGTCGGCCGTTCAGCGTCTCACCAAAGACATCGTAGCGGGACATCTGGTGGGGCATCACTGCCGAGACGTAGAATCGGAGAGCCGTTTCGTCGAATCGGTGTTGCTTGTACTCTTCGTACGCCTTTTCCACTGGCGTCATATCTTCGTCATCGACTGCCGTCCGATAGAGAAGCCCGTACAGTTTACGTGCTTTCTCAGGAGTTGGCTGTCCGAAGAAGTACGGCAGGTAGTACACCTTTGTACCGAAGGTTCGATACGTACAGGCCTCGACGAACTCCTCGGCGTTCATCACCGTTACGGCAGCGTCCTCGGAGATAGGATGGGATCTCCACGCCTCCTCAATGTCCAGTCCTGGGAATTTTTCCCGTTGCTTCCCAAGATAATAATTGATTGGGTCCTGTGCTGTTCCAACAGTACGTGATCGTTCCCTAGTAACTAGATCGTATGCCTCACCAGAAGAATCACTTGCCTTGTTTTTTGTAACAAGTTTGGAGAGACGCTGTGCTCGCATTCCCTCCATGAGGACATCCACATCAGCCGGCCACTGATACCCTTCATTACTTTCTGTCTTCACTTGGACCGTGATTAATGCTGTTTGATCACCACTAATTTGGCGCTGAACTTCCTCTTTTATTTCCGTGAGTAGTGCCTCGTTGTCGGCTACTTCGGCTAACCGGTCAATTATCCATCCATCAGGATGCTCCTTGATGAGGTGTTGTACAGCATCTTCAGATGGCCACCGTGTAAAGCGG
This portion of the Natronobeatus ordinarius genome encodes:
- the cas2 gene encoding CRISPR-associated endonuclease Cas2, which translates into the protein MYVIMVYDLQADRTHKALKIGRRYLTHVQNSVLEGEISEGDLQKLRGEIEDLLEPGESTIIYELSSDSLLNRSVYGEDPTEDRRFL
- the cas1b gene encoding type I-B CRISPR-associated endonuclease Cas1b gives rise to the protein MDRNYHVFSDGRIERTDDTVRVVTDDGEKKYVPIENAEALFLHGQIDFNTRLVSFLNKQGVAMHVFGWEDYYAGSIMPKRGQTSGRTVVSQVRAYDDTDHRRQLAAAIVSGSIHNMRTNAVYYDGRGRNLETEITDLEAATERVADDLPVDELMGIEATARKAYYRTFNEILPDEFRLSRREYNPPPNEINSLISFGNSLVYANCVSAIRATALDPTISYLHEPGERRYSLSLDLADLFKPVLADRVLFRLVNRGQLTRDDFETELGSCLLNERGRQTYSKAFEETLERTVDHPQLNRNVSYQYLLRLEAYKLKKHLLTGEPYEPFKRWW
- the cas4 gene encoding CRISPR-associated protein Cas4, which codes for MTDVDPVIRLLETARGNPVDEPFRVTGVMMQYYHVCERELWFESRNLEIDRENPTVVRGTRVDDTAYGEKRRNLHMGMISLDLLEDGRVVEVKPSSRLTEPARMQLSYYLWYLERVAGIEKDGVLAHPRERKREPVELTDERRATVEAAVRGIHETVTRETPPPAEEKPFCDSCAYHDFCWC
- a CDS encoding CRISPR-associated endonuclease Cas3''; translation: MTIRYSHPPEDGHDGVLLRDHLEDVAERVRYVVPADARTPAGESIRDVVETLAYVHDFGKATTYFQQYLGELQGTPSDTRRRYHSPVGAFAAYYALDAQGYHTETCLAGFVAVGKHHGTLPDVAEYVFERSHRRDGVSGGNQNAAERQQAAIGHQLQDVDKNAPELAREIFEKATDGNGSWDEFHDGFGGLLGEIESTVTASGTGVGVDRESLPESCYALVLECWGSLVLADKTSAASASKGSELSENTYGAEPPSLERLDEYIGDLEADACADPEGTRSERLNHYRSRAQSIVLENAESFADDGGGVATITLPTGMGKTLAGLSAALTIRDRIGGERIVYALPFTSIIDQVVDEAQDIYETNTAGRLLTAHHHLAETTIQDVDEGDVDDADLNDDVAGMLAESWRAGMTVTTFVQLFESLAGPANKQSMKVPALRNSVVVLDEPQSLPLDWWKLVPRLVTMLTERYGATVIAMTATQPHLFEDAVELVDDRTAYFEATERVRYRLDPSTERYIDEQDGPKSYDDAATELLKGLDSGDATLAVCNTIDSARKLTELVAQRSPGLVDIGEVYADELEAVGDPEAVDPTAVAKRAEAAGDRSLLHLSTRLRPVDRLTLIETAKELTGRGHPLLTISTQLVEAGVDISFDRVYRDLAPIDSIVQAAGRCNRSFERDRGEVTVWWLDTPEAQDKTPAEAVYNRGVSLLPVAARTLESVRGDGKFLEETAVAKDAVEKYYEALHREKNVGKETYASYVDEARGDELKNLSLIDQRNAIDVVVCRTDEERAAVDAIEEAMDRYEFDEVNRRMDDLRTRQVSVPFYSADSKEARELGDLPPVHPEADVRFVDPSRPEFADFFDPTTGFVVPDNTVERRFL
- the cas5b gene encoding type I-B CRISPR-associated protein Cas5b, which translates into the protein MGQESLEQWAENDEGDTDSGDTATPERCLSVTVRGPWGHFRRIEGNVVKQTYRIIPRTTVAGLFAAVLGIERDGYYDLFAAGESAVAIQPVSEIRTINMPMNTLSTADGNLQSLNGRGKLSVKLPDPTTLRQQHNYEVLVDPAYRIDIWLADNDRYRELRDMLEAGKSHYVPSLGLSEHLAEIEYHGEFDVEPGPRGDSVDVDSAVPDAVEDIVLEPGTRCQVEESPAFMTADAGGRTTAGFTAYTYNPDAGCLKVKDVEPSRVDGRTVVFV
- the cas7b gene encoding type I-B CRISPR-associated protein Cas7/Csh2, giving the protein MTDASDTVENRSEIVFLYDAVDANPNGNPLSGANRPRIDPQTQQAIVTDVRLKRYLRDQLDDDGHGVYIRNVNEQGTQYTRGDLLENRLKSVEPDDYDLDEEEEADRFREAVFGEFLENSVDVRYFGATMAVDAKETYAKHLPDHFTGPVQFSPGKSIHAVNENEEYNSLTSVIATQEGKEQGGFDLDDHRIQYALIRFHGLVDEHGAEDTKLTIGDVERLDTLCWRAIKNQTISRSKVGQEPRLYCRVEYAEESFHLGGLDRDLELDEERSEPEEELRTVRDLTLKVDGFVDRLANASGRIEHVRVVASDVLEVSYGDEVGGPEVLYDALEDVLGSEAVDVVDVYEEHTTTLPDAAE
- the cas8b gene encoding type I-B CRISPR-associated protein Cas8b/Csh1, translating into MLSPKAFRDAYDDEELAEELPDSPIGSLRDIQYLYGKLYTLATTGGGEYAPYLTPDAADDLIDTDDSLLVVRVDVSGSEPRLADDQLGAVWSTRYTEGLIEKVGHCYFQNRGAGIDHSITHKSGKNKSPERLGEYAKHRFTRWPSEDAVQHLIKEHPDGWIIDRLAEVADNEALLTEIKEEVQRQISGDQTALITVQVKTESNEGYQWPADVDVLMEGMRAQRLSKLVTKNKASDSSGEAYDLVTRERSRTVGTAQDPINYYLGKQREKFPGLDIEEAWRSHPISEDAAVTVMNAEEFVEACTYRTFGTKVYYLPYFFGQPTPEKARKLYGLLYRTAVDDEDMTPVEKAYEEYKQHRFDETALRFYVSAVMPHQMSRYDVFGETLNGRLHYPRQLAIAHNHLVKNTSAFVSEERDDWTAPMPTNEKWELLASGNNRLRAISTGWYFYQTFAERDDTDADADDPRIQALVNVLSGEPIAVDVLLEEFVSRISSEETDDEYDGFPSFLVASQFAQLCALADGDLELLTTFDPGKEPITHEPTYEEYTMEIPDILATDGGHPADAKLESFIEETPALAPDPDGPSITDERRGAFLLGALVGDIGSYQEYSENRSTTLVDQYPVKSITRSRIKKVTQETIAKTLTYTRQEKKEGKSYPGTKADYIVDRLRETILDPDPDEWEIDTDDLRFYYALGITYGMNDHPDWDKVETDDQPDLEEEY